DNA from Parvularcula marina:
GAATCCGCTCATGAATGAACATCAAAAGCGCGTGCTGCTTCGGCGTCAGCATATGTCATATCCTTTCCCGCACATCTGGCGGTGGTTTCGGGGCCGGACCCAAAACAGGGGCAATCTCGGCTCCGGAACAAAGCATGATCGTTCTAGGGTTGTTCTCATGCCCCGTCAACAGCCTTCGCAAGAGTGTTCCGCTTGCGGTGCATGGGCGAGGCCGATTAGGGGGCGGGGATGGCCCGCGTGATCCTTCTCAACAAGCCGTTTGGCGTCCTTTCGCAATTCACCGACAGGGGGAATGCGGACAGTCCGCGCGCGACACTGTCTGATTTTATCGATGTACCGGGCGTCTATCCGGCAGGCCGGCTCGACCGCGATTCAGAGGGGCTGATGGTCCTGACCGATGACGGACGATTGCAGGCGCAGGTGGCGGATCCCAAATACAAGCAGCCCAAAACCTATTGGGCGCAGGTCGAGGGCGTGCCCGATGAGGCGGCGATCGCGGCCTTGCGTAAAGGCGTGGAGCTGAAAGACGGCATGACGAAACCGGCCGAGGCCAGTGTGATCGAGCCGCCCGCCATATGGGAGCGCGATCCGCCGATCCGGGTACGAAAGAGCGTGCCAGATAGCTGGATCGAGCTGACGATCCGTGAGGGGAAGAACCGGCAGGTGCGGCGCATGACCGCGGCGGTGGGGTATCCCACTTTGCGGCTCATCCGGGTGCGGATCGGTATCTGGTCACTTGATGGGCTGGCGCCGGGAGAGTGGCGGGCGGTTTAGGGTCTGTCGATCCTTGTTTCGGGATCGCATTTGTCTTCGTCATAGTCGGCGAGACATTCCCGCATCAGCAACGCCCACTGGCCCAGAACTTCATTTTCCCAGAAGCCTTCTGCTTCGGCTCCGGCGATGTAGTCTTCGGCAAGCTGGCTCTTGGCGCTGTACATTGCGGGATAGGCCATGATGAGTTTGATAAAGGCCGCGTCAATGTCACCGGGCTTGGCAAGAAATGCCGTGCCCGCTTTGAAATAGGCGTCCATGAACTCCGCATCATTCAGCGTATTTGACGGATCATACCAGACCCCGATGAGGAGTTGCTCGAAACTGATGAAGGGGTCTGATGTTGGAGAAAGTAACCGCTCGGTCCTGTAAGCAACATAGAAACGCGACTTGCTCCGTATGGAGGCAAATTCATCGGTCTTCAGCCAGGCCTCAAGCTGGGCGACTTCGCCGGGGGTAAAGTCGCGATACATGGGCAGCCCGTTCGATGGGCATTGCGGCAATCGGGTAATGAAATCACAGGATGAGATCGGGCGGAGGGAAAGCGTCCTGTCGCCCATTCTGGAGCAGGAAGCCGTCCCGGTAATGACAAATTTCTCGCCGCCGACCGGGCAGGTCACATCCACCTTGGTCGGAATGCCTGCCGACCCGTTCGTGATGAGTGGGGCGCCCAGAATGGCCATGACTGAATCGAACATCTCTTCCTCCTCGACCTTTGATGAAGCGTAGCGAAAAGCGGGGCGTTTACAAAGTCGACCCGCAGTAGTACGAAACGTACTAATCCGGGTTTTAATGATGGGAGGGCGCGTGACGCTCACCTCGCTTTCATATGCGCTGATCGGCCTTGCGCTTGCCGCACCGCGGACGGGCTATGCCTTGCGAAAGGTGTTCGCGGACACGCCGCTTGGCGTCTTCTCCTCCAGCCCCGGCAGCATCTATCCCGCACTGCGTAAGCTGACGGCGAGCAGGCATCTCGACGCGCGCACGGACGGCAACAGCGCGATCTATCATGTGACGGCGAAGGGGCGGCGGGCGTTGCGCGACTGGGCGCTGGCGCCGGTGACGCTGCATGAAATTTCGCGGGAGGCAGATATCGCACTCCTGCGCTTTGCTTTTCAGGAAATGCTCGATGATGCGGCCGGAACGCGCGCCTTTCTCTTGAGTTTCCAAGAGGCGGTCACGGCGCATATCGCAGGCTTAGAGGCCTACATGGAGAGTGATGACGTGATCCATATGTCCGTGCACGGCAGGCTCGCTATGGAAAACGGGATCATGTCTTACCGTTGCAATCTGGCCTGGGCGGAAAAGG
Protein-coding regions in this window:
- a CDS encoding PadR family transcriptional regulator; translation: MTLTSLSYALIGLALAAPRTGYALRKVFADTPLGVFSSSPGSIYPALRKLTASRHLDARTDGNSAIYHVTAKGRRALRDWALAPVTLHEISREADIALLRFAFQEMLDDAAGTRAFLLSFQEAVTAHIAGLEAYMESDDVIHMSVHGRLAMENGIMSYRCNLAWAEKALRAFPEEGK
- a CDS encoding rRNA large subunit pseudouridine synthase E → MARVILLNKPFGVLSQFTDRGNADSPRATLSDFIDVPGVYPAGRLDRDSEGLMVLTDDGRLQAQVADPKYKQPKTYWAQVEGVPDEAAIAALRKGVELKDGMTKPAEASVIEPPAIWERDPPIRVRKSVPDSWIELTIREGKNRQVRRMTAAVGYPTLRLIRVRIGIWSLDGLAPGEWRAV